The proteins below come from a single Geobacillus thermoleovorans genomic window:
- a CDS encoding ATP-binding protein — protein MNRLPIRWKITILIFAIVSFSMLLSGVFIISDFFHTKEEELSQRALLTARTVSEMPEVRRHIVENKQSRALINPVVERVRVIHSADYIVVLDMNKVRLSHPLPAMIGTISRGADEGPAFAEHTYTSKARGEIGTVVRAFVPIMNSDHEQIGVVIAAYRLPTFFEAIDSLKEEAAVAVVLSLVVGGIGAWLLASHIKRQMFELEPHEIAKLLIERTEAFNAMHEGVIAIDSDEKITIFNDRAKQMLGVKGDVIGRSIRSIIPDTHLPEILEVNKPIYNKELQIGNLTIWSNRIPIKVNGKTVGAIAIFQDRTEVKRLAEELTGVKAFVHALRVQNHEYMNKLHTIAGLIQLGHIEKALEYVFQVTEEQAELTQFLSRNIKDESISGLLLSKIRRGKELGIRVTIDRHSRLHRFPPHLDHHDFVVLLGNLIENAFDAFRGVTDREKEIYVSLEQNEEICSLSVEDNGQGIAREHIDRIFDEGFSTKGENGRGIGLYLVKQIVEKGNGRIDVQSEEGKGTVFTVTFDM, from the coding sequence ATGAACCGGCTGCCGATTCGCTGGAAAATTACGATTTTGATTTTCGCCATCGTCAGCTTTTCCATGTTGCTGAGCGGTGTATTCATCATCAGCGACTTTTTCCATACAAAGGAGGAGGAACTCAGCCAGCGCGCCTTGCTAACCGCGCGCACCGTCTCCGAGATGCCCGAAGTCAGACGCCATATTGTCGAAAACAAACAAAGCCGGGCGCTGATCAATCCGGTCGTCGAGCGGGTGCGCGTCATTCACAGCGCCGACTATATCGTCGTTCTCGATATGAACAAAGTGCGCCTCTCCCATCCGCTTCCTGCGATGATCGGCACGATCTCCCGCGGTGCTGATGAGGGGCCGGCGTTTGCCGAACATACGTACACTTCCAAAGCCCGCGGGGAAATCGGGACAGTGGTTCGCGCCTTCGTTCCCATTATGAACAGCGATCACGAACAAATTGGCGTCGTCATCGCCGCCTACCGGTTGCCGACGTTTTTTGAAGCCATTGATTCTTTGAAAGAAGAAGCTGCTGTAGCGGTCGTTTTGTCGCTCGTTGTCGGTGGAATTGGCGCATGGCTGCTCGCCTCCCATATCAAGCGGCAAATGTTTGAGCTGGAACCGCATGAGATCGCCAAGCTGCTGATCGAACGGACGGAAGCGTTTAACGCCATGCATGAAGGCGTCATCGCCATTGACAGCGATGAAAAAATTACCATCTTCAACGACCGGGCAAAACAAATGCTCGGCGTCAAAGGGGATGTCATCGGCCGATCGATCCGTTCCATCATTCCGGACACACACCTTCCGGAAATCTTGGAAGTAAACAAGCCGATTTACAATAAGGAGTTGCAGATCGGCAATTTAACGATTTGGAGCAACCGCATCCCGATCAAAGTCAACGGAAAAACGGTCGGCGCCATCGCCATTTTCCAAGACCGGACGGAAGTGAAACGGCTGGCCGAAGAATTGACGGGCGTAAAGGCGTTTGTCCACGCCTTGCGCGTGCAAAATCATGAATACATGAACAAACTTCATACGATCGCCGGCCTTATTCAGCTCGGCCATATTGAAAAAGCGCTCGAGTACGTGTTCCAAGTTACAGAGGAACAAGCAGAACTGACGCAGTTTTTAAGCCGCAACATCAAGGACGAAAGCATTTCTGGATTGCTCTTAAGCAAAATCCGCCGCGGCAAGGAGCTCGGCATCCGCGTGACAATCGACCGGCACAGCCGGCTGCACCGCTTTCCGCCGCATCTCGATCACCATGATTTTGTTGTTCTCCTTGGCAATTTAATTGAAAACGCCTTCGATGCCTTTCGCGGCGTAACCGACCGGGAAAAAGAAATTTACGTCAGCCTTGAACAAAATGAAGAAATTTGTTCCCTCTCGGTCGAAGACAACGGCCAAGGCATTGCTCGCGAGCATATTGACCGCATTTTTGATGAAGGCTTTTCAACCAAAGGGGAAAACGGACGCGGCATCGGCTTGTATTTGGTGAAGCAAATTGTGGAAAAGGGAAACGGGCGCATCGATGTGCAGTCGGAGGAAGGGAAAGGAACGGTGTTTACTGTTACCTTTGATATGTGA
- a CDS encoding response regulator produces the protein MYRVLLIEDDPMVQEVNRQMIEQVDGFTVIGLARNGEEGLHLIHELRPDLAMIDIYMPQLDGLETLKQIRARGHEVDIIAITAASDIETVRRVLQNGAFDYIVKPFKFERLKQALENYRTFRRSLAEKESLTQVELDALRRATEQPAGPSSELPKGLNEVTLEKVIAYLRQHRFPVSAEEVAEGVGIARVTARRYLEYLEKTGKVVLDVQYGGVGRPVNRYHLKAT, from the coding sequence ATGTATCGCGTGTTGTTGATCGAGGATGACCCGATGGTGCAAGAAGTGAACCGGCAAATGATTGAACAAGTGGACGGCTTCACCGTCATCGGCCTCGCTCGAAACGGTGAAGAAGGACTCCACCTCATTCACGAGCTCCGTCCGGATTTAGCGATGATTGATATTTACATGCCGCAGCTGGACGGCCTTGAAACATTAAAACAAATCCGCGCCCGCGGCCATGAAGTTGATATCATCGCCATTACCGCGGCGAGCGACATTGAAACGGTGCGCCGCGTCCTGCAAAACGGCGCCTTCGATTACATTGTGAAACCGTTTAAATTTGAACGGCTCAAACAGGCGTTGGAAAATTATCGGACCTTCCGCCGGTCGCTTGCGGAAAAGGAATCGCTCACCCAGGTGGAACTCGATGCCCTAAGGCGGGCGACTGAACAACCGGCCGGACCGTCCTCCGAGCTTCCGAAAGGACTGAATGAGGTAACATTGGAAAAAGTGATCGCCTATTTGCGTCAACACCGCTTCCCCGTTTCCGCCGAGGAAGTGGCCGAAGGAGTCGGCATCGCCCGCGTCACCGCCCGCCGCTATTTGGAGTACCTTGAGAAAACGGGAAAAGTCGTGCTCGATGTTCAATACGGCGGCGTCGGACGCCCAGTGAATCGGTACCATCTGAAAGCAACATAA
- a CDS encoding aldo/keto reductase, producing MNGLQDCATLHNGVKMPWVGLGVYKVKEGEEVRSAVRTALEIGYRHVDTAAFYENEEGVGRAIRESGIPREQVFVTTKVWNTDQGYETTLKAFDKSLKKLGFDYVDLYLVHWPVKGKYKETYKALEKLYKDGYVRAIGVSNFHIHHLQDVLADCEIKPMVNQVEYHPRLTQKELLTFCRENGIQLEAWSPLMRGEILSEPTIIDIGRKYGKTPAQVVLRWDLQHGVVTIPKSVTPARIKENADIFDFSLTDEEMKQIDALNLNKRVGPDPDNFNF from the coding sequence ATGAACGGCCTGCAAGATTGCGCCACTTTGCATAACGGGGTGAAAATGCCTTGGGTCGGCCTTGGCGTTTATAAAGTCAAAGAAGGGGAGGAAGTAAGAAGCGCGGTGCGCACCGCGCTCGAGATCGGCTACCGCCATGTCGATACAGCCGCTTTTTATGAAAACGAAGAAGGTGTCGGTCGAGCGATCCGCGAATCCGGCATTCCTCGCGAACAAGTGTTCGTGACAACGAAAGTATGGAACACCGATCAAGGGTATGAGACGACGCTGAAGGCGTTTGACAAAAGTTTGAAAAAACTCGGGTTCGATTATGTCGACTTGTATTTGGTCCACTGGCCGGTGAAAGGGAAGTATAAAGAGACGTACAAGGCGCTGGAAAAGTTGTATAAAGACGGTTATGTGCGCGCGATCGGCGTAAGCAATTTCCATATCCACCATTTGCAAGATGTACTGGCGGATTGTGAAATCAAGCCGATGGTCAACCAAGTCGAGTATCACCCGCGCCTGACGCAAAAAGAGTTGCTTACGTTTTGCCGGGAAAACGGCATCCAGCTTGAAGCATGGTCGCCGCTCATGCGCGGGGAAATTTTAAGCGAACCGACGATCATTGACATTGGGCGCAAGTACGGGAAAACGCCGGCGCAGGTGGTGTTGCGCTGGGATTTGCAACACGGCGTTGTGACGATCCCGAAGTCGGTGACGCCGGCGCGGATCAAGGAAAACGCTGATATTTTTGATTTCTCGCTGACCGACGAAGAAATGAAACAGATCGACGCGTTGAACTTGAACAAACGGGTCGGTCCTGACCCAGACAATTTCAATTTTTGA
- the yhbH gene encoding sporulation protein YhbH, with protein sequence MKGNFVVSKEDWSLHRKGYDDQKRHQEKVKEAIKNNLPDLITEESIIMSNGRDVIKIPIRSLDEYKIRYNYEKNKHVGQGNGDSQVGDVVARDGSGEGQGPGKGQGAGDLPGQDYYEAEVSLMEIEEAFFSQLELPNLQRKELDQNVTQHIEFNDIRRTGLMGNIDKKRTMLAAFKRNAMNGKPGFYPIYREDLKFKTWNEVVKPESKAVVLAMMDTSGSMGMWEKYMARSFFFWMTRFLRTKYETVDIAFIAHHTEAKVVSEEEFFTKGESGGTICSSAYRKALELIETKYPPSRYNIYPFHFSDGDNLTSDNARCVKLVQELMKVSNMFGYGEVNQYNRHSTLMSAYRNIKDEKFRYYILKQKSDVFHAMKTFFRKEESKQLV encoded by the coding sequence ATGAAGGGGAATTTTGTTGTATCGAAGGAAGACTGGTCCCTCCACCGCAAAGGATATGATGATCAAAAGCGCCATCAAGAAAAAGTGAAGGAAGCGATCAAAAACAATTTGCCCGACTTAATTACGGAAGAAAGCATTATCATGTCCAACGGGCGCGATGTGATTAAAATTCCGATCCGCTCGCTCGATGAATACAAAATCCGCTACAATTATGAGAAAAACAAACACGTCGGCCAAGGAAATGGAGACAGCCAAGTCGGTGATGTGGTGGCCCGAGACGGAAGCGGGGAGGGGCAGGGGCCAGGAAAAGGCCAAGGTGCTGGCGATTTGCCGGGCCAAGATTATTACGAAGCTGAAGTGTCGCTGATGGAGATTGAGGAAGCGTTCTTTAGCCAATTGGAGCTGCCCAACTTGCAACGAAAAGAGCTGGATCAAAATGTAACCCAACATATCGAATTTAACGACATCCGCCGCACCGGGCTGATGGGGAATATCGATAAGAAGCGGACGATGCTCGCTGCCTTCAAGCGCAATGCCATGAACGGCAAACCAGGCTTTTATCCGATTTACCGTGAAGATTTGAAGTTTAAAACGTGGAACGAAGTCGTCAAACCAGAATCGAAGGCGGTCGTCTTGGCGATGATGGACACAAGCGGATCGATGGGCATGTGGGAAAAATATATGGCACGCAGCTTTTTCTTCTGGATGACCCGCTTTTTGCGCACGAAATACGAAACAGTGGACATCGCCTTTATCGCCCATCATACGGAAGCAAAAGTCGTCAGTGAGGAGGAGTTTTTCACGAAAGGGGAAAGCGGTGGAACGATTTGCTCATCAGCCTACCGCAAGGCGCTTGAACTCATTGAGACAAAATATCCACCGTCGCGCTACAACATTTATCCGTTCCACTTCTCGGACGGCGACAACCTGACATCGGACAATGCCCGCTGCGTGAAGCTTGTTCAGGAGCTGATGAAAGTATCGAACATGTTTGGGTATGGGGAAGTCAACCAGTACAATCGCCATTCCACGCTCATGTCGGCGTATCGCAATATTAAGGATGAAAAGTTCCGCTACTATATTTTGAAGCAAAAATCGGATGTGTTCCACGCGATGAAAACATTTTTCCGCAAAGAAGAGAGCAAGCAGCTTGTTTGA
- a CDS encoding hemolysin family protein, which yields MDIASLLLVAFLIACTAFFVASEFAIVKVRSSRIDQLVNEGNRRAVAAKKVISNLDGYLSANQLGITLTSLGLGWLGEPTVARMLLPLFERLHLSESVSHFLAFIISFSLITFLHVVVGELAPKTFAIHKAEAITLFTAQPLIWFYKIMYPFIWTLNNSARLVTRLFGLRPVAEHEIAHSEEELRLILSESYKSGEINQSEYRYVNNIFRFDDRIAKEIMVPRKEIVALDINKSVKENLDIIREEKYTRYPVIDGDKDHVLGLINVKEVFTDFIANPSNEKQMKDYIRPIIQVIESIAIHDLLVKMQKERIHMAILVDEYGGTSGLVTVEDILEEIVGEIQDEFDIDETPLIQKIDDRLILDGKVLISEVNDLLGLDIDDDDVDTIGGWILTKHYDIKPGESVEIDGYLFTVKEMDGHHVKSLEVAKKEPSKEEEAAGAEEEELRL from the coding sequence TTGGATATAGCCAGTTTGCTGTTGGTGGCGTTTCTCATCGCTTGCACCGCCTTTTTTGTCGCTTCTGAATTTGCGATCGTCAAGGTGCGCAGCTCGCGCATCGATCAGCTTGTCAATGAAGGGAATCGACGGGCGGTCGCGGCGAAAAAAGTGATTTCGAATTTGGACGGCTATTTATCGGCGAACCAGCTCGGCATTACGCTCACCTCGCTTGGCCTTGGCTGGCTTGGGGAGCCGACGGTGGCGCGGATGTTGCTGCCGCTGTTTGAACGCCTCCATTTATCGGAATCCGTCTCCCACTTTTTAGCGTTTATCATTTCGTTTTCGCTCATCACCTTTTTGCATGTCGTCGTCGGTGAATTAGCGCCGAAGACGTTTGCCATTCATAAGGCGGAAGCGATTACGCTGTTTACGGCTCAGCCGCTCATCTGGTTTTACAAAATCATGTATCCGTTCATTTGGACGCTCAACAACTCTGCGCGGCTCGTGACGCGCCTGTTTGGCCTCAGGCCGGTGGCGGAGCATGAAATCGCCCACTCTGAGGAGGAGTTGCGCCTCATTTTATCAGAAAGCTACAAAAGCGGGGAGATCAATCAGTCAGAGTACCGCTATGTCAATAACATTTTTCGTTTTGACGACCGCATAGCGAAAGAAATTATGGTGCCGCGCAAAGAAATTGTGGCGCTCGATATTAACAAAAGCGTCAAGGAAAACTTGGACATCATTCGCGAAGAAAAGTATACGCGCTATCCGGTCATTGACGGCGATAAAGACCATGTGCTTGGACTCATCAACGTGAAAGAGGTGTTTACGGACTTTATTGCCAATCCGTCCAACGAAAAGCAGATGAAAGACTATATCCGCCCGATCATTCAAGTGATTGAATCGATCGCCATTCACGATTTGTTGGTCAAAATGCAAAAAGAACGCATCCATATGGCGATTTTGGTCGATGAATACGGCGGCACGTCTGGACTGGTTACAGTCGAGGACATTTTGGAAGAAATCGTTGGCGAAATCCAAGATGAGTTTGATATTGATGAAACGCCGCTGATTCAAAAAATAGACGATCGATTGATCTTGGATGGCAAAGTGTTGATCAGCGAAGTGAATGATTTGCTTGGGCTGGACATTGACGATGATGACGTCGATACGATCGGCGGCTGGATTTTAACGAAGCATTATGATATCAAACCAGGCGAGAGTGTAGAAATCGATGGCTACTTGTTTACGGTGAAGGAAATGGATGGCCATCATGTGAAATCGCTGGAAGTGGCAAAAAAAGAGCCGAGCAAAGAGGAGGAGGCGGCAGGCGCCGAAGAGGAGGAGTTGCGTTTGTAA
- a CDS encoding zinc metallopeptidase, whose product MLFHPMDIFIFIAFLISLWAQWKVSSNFNAWSEVPASSGLTGAEVARMILDRHGLHHVPVEVVPGRLSDHYDPISRTVRLSEPVFYGRSIASISVAAHEVGHAVQHQQGYAALVLRHRMFPIVNFASGVAPLLLLVGFVLHQFSLIGLGILFFSLAVAFQIITLPVEFNASARAKRFMLAEGLIAPNEARGVNKVLGAAALTYVAATLIAVFELLKYVLIFTQGNNNEES is encoded by the coding sequence ATGCTATTCCATCCGATGGATATTTTCATTTTTATCGCCTTCCTGATATCGCTTTGGGCGCAATGGAAGGTATCAAGCAATTTCAATGCCTGGTCTGAAGTTCCAGCCTCATCGGGGTTGACGGGGGCGGAAGTGGCGCGCATGATTTTAGACCGCCACGGGCTGCACCATGTGCCGGTGGAGGTCGTGCCAGGGAGATTGTCCGACCATTATGATCCGATTTCCCGCACGGTCCGTTTGTCGGAGCCGGTCTTTTATGGGCGTTCAATCGCTTCCATTTCCGTTGCCGCCCACGAGGTTGGCCATGCCGTTCAACACCAGCAAGGCTACGCTGCGCTCGTCCTTCGCCACCGGATGTTTCCGATTGTGAACTTCGCTTCGGGCGTTGCGCCGTTGTTGTTGCTCGTTGGATTTGTGCTCCATCAATTTTCGCTGATTGGACTCGGCATTTTGTTTTTCTCGCTGGCGGTGGCCTTCCAAATCATTACCTTGCCGGTGGAGTTCAACGCGAGCGCACGGGCGAAGCGGTTTATGCTGGCTGAAGGGTTGATCGCCCCAAATGAAGCGCGCGGCGTAAACAAAGTGCTTGGCGCGGCGGCGCTGACATACGTCGCGGCAACGTTGATTGCCGTGTTTGAGCTGCTGAAATATGTGCTCATTTTCACCCAAGGGAACAATAATGAGGAATCGTAA
- a CDS encoding dicarboxylate/amino acid:cation symporter yields MRRKLKNLTVQVIIGIILGIIVGFLFPEFGAKLKVLADGFIKLIKMVIAPIIFFTVVIGIGNMGDLKKVGRIGGKALIYFEIVTTFALAIGIVVVNLVKPGVGFHTDAVKGGDISQYTKQAEETSHGFVDFILSIIPDNVVAAMASGQLLPVLFFAVLFGLAAAALGEKAKPVISLFERLAEIFFGVVNMVMKVSPIAAFGAMAYTIGTFGLGSLVSLGKLMGSVYITMALFIFVVLGGIAKFYGFNIFKFLAYIKEELLLVLGTSSSESALPRLMERLEKYGCSKSVVGLVVPTGYSFNLDGTSIYLSMAAIFIAQAYGIDLTIWQELTLLGVLMLTSKGAAGVTGSGFITLAATLAAFPMIPVEGIALLLGVDRFMSEARAITNIIGNAVATVVVSKMENEFHPNEAEVERASMSVAK; encoded by the coding sequence ATGCGGAGAAAACTGAAAAACTTGACGGTGCAAGTCATCATCGGCATTATTTTAGGGATCATTGTCGGATTTCTATTTCCAGAATTCGGAGCGAAGTTAAAAGTATTGGCAGACGGATTTATTAAGCTGATTAAAATGGTGATCGCCCCGATCATTTTCTTCACCGTCGTCATCGGAATCGGCAATATGGGCGACTTGAAAAAGGTCGGCCGCATCGGCGGCAAGGCGCTCATTTATTTTGAAATTGTCACGACGTTTGCGTTGGCGATCGGGATTGTCGTCGTCAACCTTGTCAAACCAGGGGTTGGGTTTCATACCGATGCAGTAAAAGGCGGCGACATTTCACAATACACGAAACAAGCGGAAGAAACAAGCCACGGTTTTGTTGACTTCATTTTAAGCATCATTCCCGACAACGTCGTTGCCGCGATGGCGAGCGGCCAACTGCTTCCGGTGCTCTTCTTCGCCGTGTTGTTCGGTTTAGCGGCTGCCGCGCTTGGGGAAAAAGCAAAACCAGTGATTTCCTTGTTTGAACGGCTGGCAGAAATTTTCTTCGGCGTCGTCAACATGGTTATGAAGGTGTCGCCGATCGCCGCGTTCGGCGCGATGGCGTACACGATCGGCACGTTCGGCCTCGGATCGCTCGTGTCGCTCGGTAAATTGATGGGTTCTGTTTACATTACGATGGCGCTCTTCATTTTCGTCGTGCTTGGCGGGATTGCCAAGTTTTATGGGTTTAACATCTTTAAGTTTCTCGCTTATATCAAAGAGGAACTGTTGCTTGTTTTGGGCACGTCTTCGTCTGAATCAGCGCTGCCGCGGCTAATGGAACGTTTGGAAAAATACGGGTGCTCGAAATCGGTTGTTGGTCTTGTCGTTCCGACAGGGTATTCGTTTAACCTAGACGGCACATCGATTTACCTGTCGATGGCAGCCATTTTCATCGCCCAAGCGTACGGCATTGATTTAACCATTTGGCAAGAGCTGACGTTGCTTGGCGTATTAATGCTCACCTCGAAAGGGGCAGCAGGGGTTACCGGTTCGGGATTCATTACGTTGGCAGCGACTTTGGCGGCGTTCCCGATGATCCCGGTCGAAGGCATCGCCTTGTTGCTTGGGGTTGACCGCTTCATGTCGGAAGCGCGGGCGATTACGAATATTATCGGCAATGCTGTAGCGACAGTGGTTGTTTCGAAAATGGAAAACGAGTTTCATCCGAACGAAGCTGAAGTGGAGCGCGCCTCGATGAGCGTGGCCAAATAA
- a CDS encoding type 1 periplasmic-binding domain-containing protein, with protein MGGIPKEALRYGYQLLLVQTNYDVERELEALERLRMRQMDGLIVCSREVGWEAFAAYQEDGPIVFMRTCQRARFSCCLHRRFATFSAGRESVSLDSSLAGDRQCDAKAGRAACPVAGAGYGIIGPGFPSLTTSLKPLETASCYVAFRWYRFTGRPTPPY; from the coding sequence ATGGGAGGTATACCCAAAGAGGCGCTCCGTTATGGCTACCAACTGCTTTTGGTTCAGACGAATTATGACGTGGAGAGGGAACTCGAGGCGTTAGAGCGGCTGCGGATGAGGCAAATGGATGGGCTGATCGTGTGCTCCCGCGAAGTGGGCTGGGAGGCGTTTGCCGCTTATCAGGAAGACGGTCCCATCGTTTTTATGCGAACATGTCAGAGAGCACGATTTTCTTGCTGTTTACACCGTCGCTTTGCCACATTTTCAGCTGGGAGGGAAAGCGTTTCGCTTGATTCATCATTGGCTGGAGACAGGCAATGTGACGCGAAAGCAGGAAGAGCTGCCTGCCCGGTTGCTGGTGCGGGATACGGCATAATAGGGCCTGGCTTTCCGTCTCTGACAACCAGCTTGAAGCCGCTCGAAACGGCATCGTGTTATGTTGCTTTCAGATGGTACCGATTCACTGGGCGTCCGACGCCGCCGTATTGA
- a CDS encoding TRAP transporter substrate-binding protein translates to MGKKWRAWTILLFVGLGLVGWAASRQLGREPLVYDDEQKGLKKQIIIYFSHVVAENTPKGLAAQKFAELVEQKTNGRVKVEVFPNGSLYSDGEELDALLRGDVQMIAPSFSKVTELVPEWQVLDLPFLFRDEDDVRRVFTGKVGAELLRMLEAKGIKGLAFWSNGFKQMMSTTRPLIAPDDFRGLRFRIMPSEVIEKQFRLLGGEPVAVSFDRVYQELEQHKFDGQENTISNIYSKGFYKFQPYITISNHGYLGYAVMMNQSFWDSLPKDIQQKITEAMAEATRWNLEQSKEQNERELKQLERREDVFLYRLSEEEKRKWEQKFAPLYDEFTRQFGSRLLNEIRGS, encoded by the coding sequence ATGGGGAAAAAGTGGAGAGCATGGACAATCCTTTTGTTTGTCGGCCTCGGTCTGGTCGGCTGGGCAGCTAGCCGTCAACTGGGACGTGAACCACTTGTTTATGACGACGAGCAAAAGGGGTTGAAAAAGCAAATCATTATTTATTTCAGCCATGTCGTAGCAGAGAATACGCCAAAAGGGTTGGCGGCGCAAAAGTTTGCCGAGCTCGTCGAGCAAAAAACAAACGGCCGCGTCAAAGTCGAAGTGTTCCCGAACGGCTCGCTTTATTCGGATGGGGAAGAGCTTGATGCGCTGTTGCGCGGCGACGTGCAAATGATCGCGCCATCATTTTCAAAGGTGACAGAGCTTGTCCCCGAATGGCAAGTGCTCGATTTGCCGTTTTTGTTCCGCGATGAGGACGACGTGCGCCGCGTGTTTACTGGAAAAGTGGGCGCCGAGCTGCTTCGGATGCTGGAGGCAAAAGGAATTAAAGGACTGGCGTTTTGGAGCAATGGATTTAAGCAAATGATGAGCACAACCCGTCCGCTCATCGCCCCTGACGATTTTCGCGGCTTGCGTTTTCGCATTATGCCGAGCGAAGTGATTGAAAAGCAGTTTCGTTTGCTTGGCGGTGAACCGGTTGCTGTTTCATTTGACCGCGTTTATCAGGAGCTTGAACAGCATAAGTTTGATGGGCAGGAAAATACGATTTCTAATATTTATTCGAAAGGGTTTTACAAATTTCAACCGTATATTACAATCAGCAATCACGGGTATCTCGGGTACGCAGTCATGATGAATCAGTCATTTTGGGACAGTTTGCCGAAAGACATCCAGCAAAAAATAACTGAAGCGATGGCTGAAGCGACGCGTTGGAATTTAGAGCAGTCGAAAGAGCAAAACGAACGGGAGCTCAAGCAGCTCGAGCGGCGTGAAGATGTCTTCCTTTACCGGCTGTCGGAAGAGGAGAAACGGAAATGGGAGCAGAAGTTCGCCCCGCTGTACGACGAGTTTACGAGGCAGTTTGGTTCCAGGCTTTTGAATGAAATTAGAGGATCGTAA
- a CDS encoding RluA family pseudouridine synthase, with protein MWTRKGDWLECIIPSWWSGLTIEQLLKDVWAASKKLAHRWRMEHGVKLNGQAVPWKTVLNERDRLQLYAYEPEPSFIVPEYRELSILWEDDHLLVLNKEAGIDIHPSEPGQTGTLANAVAFYLQSQAILTKVRHIHRLDRDTSGAILFAKHPLAGATLDRMLAHRAIKRTYVALVHGRLSPKSGTIFAPIGRDRHHPTRRRVSKTGAKAVTHYRVIKTFPSTSLVELSLETGRTHQIRVHLAHLGHPLVGDVLYGGKPVFHRHALHAAKLTFRHPFTNEEVICLAPTSDFPTDLSRIYH; from the coding sequence TTGTGGACAAGAAAAGGCGATTGGCTGGAATGCATCATCCCTAGCTGGTGGAGCGGTTTGACGATTGAACAGCTCCTGAAAGACGTATGGGCCGCCTCGAAAAAGCTCGCCCACCGTTGGCGGATGGAACACGGCGTCAAACTGAACGGCCAGGCTGTTCCCTGGAAGACGGTGCTCAACGAACGCGACCGGCTCCAGCTTTACGCATATGAGCCGGAGCCGTCGTTCATCGTTCCAGAATATCGGGAGCTTTCGATTTTATGGGAGGACGACCATCTGCTCGTCTTGAACAAAGAAGCCGGCATCGACATTCATCCGTCCGAACCGGGGCAAACCGGCACGCTCGCCAATGCGGTCGCGTTTTATTTGCAGTCGCAGGCAATTTTAACAAAAGTGCGCCACATTCACCGACTTGACCGCGACACGTCGGGAGCGATTTTATTTGCCAAACACCCGCTTGCCGGTGCGACGCTCGATCGGATGCTCGCCCACCGTGCCATCAAGCGGACGTACGTCGCCCTTGTTCACGGTCGTTTGTCCCCGAAATCAGGAACCATTTTCGCGCCAATCGGCCGCGACCGCCACCATCCAACGCGCCGGCGCGTCTCGAAGACGGGGGCAAAAGCGGTGACACACTATCGCGTCATCAAAACATTCCCGTCAACATCGCTTGTCGAGCTTTCTCTCGAGACTGGACGGACGCACCAAATCCGCGTCCATTTGGCCCATCTCGGCCATCCGCTCGTCGGCGATGTGCTTTATGGCGGCAAACCAGTGTTTCATCGCCATGCGCTTCATGCCGCTAAGCTAACGTTCCGCCACCCGTTTACAAACGAAGAGGTCATTTGTCTCGCGCCAACAAGCGATTTTCCCACCGACCTTTCGCGCATTTACCATTGA
- a CDS encoding LacI family DNA-binding transcriptional regulator, giving the protein MANIRDLAKEAGVSVAAVSRVLNGYPYVSEEKRKTVGKQWRSSITRKIFRPSIWRKEGQRLSALCFRTFIILIFLR; this is encoded by the coding sequence ATGGCCAATATCCGTGACTTGGCGAAAGAGGCAGGCGTATCGGTGGCTGCTGTATCAAGGGTGTTGAACGGATATCCGTATGTGAGCGAGGAAAAGCGGAAGACGGTTGGGAAGCAGTGGAGAAGCTCAATTACACGAAAAATATTCAGGCCGTCCATTTGGCGAAAGGAAGGGCAGCGATTGTCGGCGTTATGCTTCCGTACATTCATCATCCTTATTTTTCTGCGATAA
- a CDS encoding YhcU family protein, whose product MKMMYAATPEQEHYMQYLLNYFYTDVFPYYFDDEQIRQFEEWGILSLDHEHVAYNGTMKEAFQIISALQSLITVIEHIGEHGDLEQYEWLFVRNQKILARHGIAFPFHAKQFTCRRLWPCSVYAPPASQWVI is encoded by the coding sequence TTGAAAATGATGTATGCAGCGACTCCGGAACAAGAGCATTACATGCAGTATTTGCTCAACTACTTTTATACCGATGTGTTCCCGTATTACTTCGATGATGAACAAATCCGTCAATTTGAGGAATGGGGCATTCTTTCGCTGGACCACGAACATGTGGCATATAATGGAACGATGAAAGAGGCTTTCCAAATCATTTCAGCGTTGCAATCGCTCATTACCGTCATCGAACATATCGGAGAGCATGGGGATTTGGAACAGTATGAATGGCTGTTTGTTCGCAATCAAAAGATTTTGGCCCGCCATGGCATTGCCTTTCCTTTTCATGCCAAGCAGTTCACTTGCAGGCGGCTTTGGCCGTGCAGCGTGTATGCGCCTCCGGCGAGCCAATGGGTGATTTGA